Proteins encoded together in one Quercus lobata isolate SW786 chromosome 3, ValleyOak3.0 Primary Assembly, whole genome shotgun sequence window:
- the LOC115978811 gene encoding stemmadenine O-acetyltransferase-like → MKDVEVEVISYENIKPSSPTPTHLRYYELSFLDQIFPRMYIPFLFFYTENDAYSKISTDPGKSFSSVLKQSLSNVLTRYYPLAGHIKDNLTVDCNDEGVLYREARVKCELSDIVTNQNPAEFKKFLPCDIDGTHNFACAVQANYFTCGGIAIAACISHKIADGTSFIMFMKSWAATARGDSDIYPQFQASTLFPPTNTLSGFQPENNMIKERLVLKRFVFSSASIVALREKYGESPGLESPIHPSRVEALSVFLWSRYVAATQANFGPKKPNMVIFAVNLRTRMDPPLPRNSFGNIFRPATVLLSSEERNGLVGKVRATIRKIDNEYVKKLQDHAQHLNFLEEASAKVMKEDVVPFSFSSWCRLPMYEVDFGWGNPVWIGLVSMPFKNVVIFIDTKSGDGIEVWVNLKEEDMAKFESDTELLAYASITTLNA, encoded by the coding sequence ATGAAGGATGTTGAAGTGGAAGTAATTTCCTATGAGAATATCAAACCATCTTCGCCAACTCCCACTCATCTTCGCTATTATGAGCTTTCCTTTCTCGACCAAATATTCCCCCGCATGTATATTccatttctcttcttctacACAGAGAATGATGCTTACTCTAAAATCAGCACCGACCCTGGCAAATCGTTCTCTAGTGTGCTCAAGCAATCATTGTCCAACGTCTTAACACGTTACTACCCTTTAGCTGGCCACATTAAAGACAATCTAACCGTAGACTGCAACGATGAAGGCGTGTTGTATCGCGAAGCCCGAGTCAAGTGTGAGCTTTCAGATATTGTTACAAATCAAAATCCAGCAGAATTCAAGAAATTTCTTCCGTGCGATATTGATGGCACACACAATTTTGCCTGCGCTGTTCAAGCCAACTACTTCACTTGTGGAGGTATTGCCATTGCTGCATGCATTTCCCACAAGATTGCTGATGGCACATCCTTTATCATGTTTATGAAATCTTGGGCAGCCACAGCTCGAGGTGATAGTGACATATATCCCCAATTTCAAGCGTCAACTCTCTTCCCCCCTACAAATACTTTATCTGGGTTTCAACCAGAAAATAATATGATAAAAGAGAGGCTTGTATTAAAGAGGTTTGTGTTTAGTTCTGCTTCAATAGTGGCTCTTAGAGAAAAATACGGGGAAAGCCCAGGCTTAGAAAGTCCAATACACCCCAGTCGTGTTGAGGCATTGTCAGTCTTTTTATGGAGCCGATATGTTGCTGCTACGCAAGCAAACTTTGGGCCTAAAAAGCCCAACATGGTGATTTTTGCAGTGAATTTACGGACAAGGATGGATCCGCCATTGCCTAGAAATTCTTTTGGAAATATCTTCCGACCTGCAACAGTCCTTCTGTCTAGTGAAGAGAGGAATGGCCTTGTGGGCAAAGTGAGAGCCACGATAAGAAAAATTGACAATGAGTATGTGAAAAAATTACAGGACCACGCTCAACACTTGAATTTTCTTGAAGAGGCTAGTGCAAAAGTCATGAAAGAAGATGTAGTTCCATTCAGTTTCAGTAGTTGGTGCAGGTTGCCTATGTATGAAGTGGACTTTGGTTGGGGAAATCCCGTGTGGATTGGTCTGGTTAGCATGCCTTTCAAGAACGTAGTTATATTTATAGACACCAAAAGTGGGGATGGAATAGAAGTATGGGTTAACTTGAAAGAGGAAGACATGGCTAAATTTGAAAGTGACACAGAACTTCTTGCATATGCTTCCATCACAACCTTGAATGCTTAA